The window TACGAAAACACCATCTTTaatatttgaatatattaacaatatagattttaaaacattataTCCTAAATTTACAGATAAAGACATTCGTTATTATATCTATCAAATTTTAAAAGCATTGGATTATTGTCATAGCCAAGGTATTATGCATAGAGATGTTAAACcacataatattatgattgATCATGAAAATAGACAAATTAGATTAATTGATTGGGGTCTAGCTGAATTTTATCATCCTGGTCAAGAATATAATGTTCGTGTAGCAAGTAGATATTATAAAGGTCCAGAACTTCTTATCGATTTACAACTTTATGATTACTCATTAGATATATGGAGCCTAGGTTGTATGCTTGCTGGTATGATCTTTAAAAAGGAACCTTTCTTTTGTGGTCATGATAATTATGATCAATTAGTTAAAATTGCAAAAGTTCTAGGAACAGAAGATCTACATGCTTAcctaaaaaaatataacattaaACTTAAACCACATTATCTTAATATCTTAGGAGAATATGAAAGAAAACCATGGTCCCATTTTTTAACGCAATCAAATATTGATATAGCTAAAGATGAAGTAATTGATCTAATCGACAAAATGTTGATTTATGATCACGCAAAAAGAATCGCACCAAAGGAAGCCATGGAGCATCCTTATTTTAGAGAAGTCCGTGAGgaatcataataataataaaaaaaaatgcacacacacacatatatatatatatatatatatatatatatgtacataatatatgtcctgtgtatatatattattattattattatatatgtttatatatatatatatattatttttttttttttttttttcgcTATTTTTGCTTATCCTTGATATATCAgacatttattttatatataaaaatatatccatatgttatatatatatccattaTACCATTTTAACtattttaatattgttaagatacattttttaatattgtcattaacattataaagaataaatgCTCTTAATTTTGGTTATAccaataaataaaaatatttggttaaaaaaaaatataaaaattatttgaattgttaataatatatatatatttatatatacatatgtgtATGATTTATACACgaatataattatcatattaCTTTAATCATTTAAACAATATGCACTAATTGTAGATATGGTGTTTTTCCAAATAAACCATGTCTTCTTTTTCTgtttcataatattattatatatatattattgtatttttacaataagaataattaaatcaacatttctttaattaaatatgaaaaaaaaaaaaaaaatttacataaaatttttttccaAAAATTTCAGTTGgaatacaaataaatgtgtttatttattagtattattattattatttttatttattatttttttttttttttttcaaatatcctctctataatattatttcagtttgttataaattataatattgtaaCACGTTAATTTTCCCTTATAGAGAAAAAATGTGCTCAAcacaaaattatttttcatatttaaaataaaatataatatatatgttttcttattaattcttttttaataatatatttatatatatatatatatatatataatatattaattaatttattttatatatatataatatatgcatacatatatgtaatattattcatataaatatatatccaaTTAAAcagttttatttttttatttaataaaacaaaatatgaTTCATAAAATGTCCTTTTCTTAAATCCAAAACAAACATATTATGTGATTCATTAAAAATTCAAattattgtttattttaatttttttctttatattttttttttaacttttATTCAGTATgctatttatttaaataatttcaCGTCATACTAAATGAAATTTTCTAATATGAAAAAGTTATCTTTTCCCTTGAAGgtataacaataaaaaaaaaaaaatgaaattaacaaaaaaaatacattaatatataaaataataccttaaatatgtaaatatataaacacTTATAATGATATGATACATTAGaaaattttcttattaaaatatataaatatatatgtagacaccattcatatatttttcccttatataaatatataaacacaaaaatacatatatatatatttatttcttcaaaaaaatatttttagGAAAGATATTTCTCAGCAACGAGTAAAGTGTTCatagataaaaatacaaCAGTAATATGCCAAGGGATTACTGGAAAACAGGTAAgacaaatataaatatatatatatattaagtaTATATGTTTNNNNNNNNNNNNNNNNNNNNNNNNNNNNNNNNNNNNNNNNNNNNNNNNNNNNNNNNNNNNNNNNNNNNNNNNNNNNNNNNNNNNNNNNNNNNNNNNNNNNttgttcatattttttttctttttttctctattgttcatattttttttctttttttccctactgttcatattttttttctttttttccctactgttcatattttatttctgTCCAGGGTACTTTCCATACAACCGAAGCCTTAAAGTATGGAACAAAAATGGTAGGTGGAGTAAACCCGAGGAAGAAGGGCACAACATGGACCAgttatgataataaatacacCTTACCTGTTTTTGGTACAATTCTTGAAGCAAAAGAAAACACGAATTGTTATGCATCCGTTTTATATGTCCCCCCAGAGCATGCAAAGAGTGCAATGATTGAATCAATTGAAGCTGAAATTCCATTAATTGTATGTATAACTGAAGGAATATGCCAGCATGATATGCTTGAAGTAAAATCTTGTTTAAAAATGTCAAAGAAGACCACTTTGATTGGTCCCAATTGTCCTGGAATCATAAAACCGGGTGAATGCAAAATCGGCATAATGCCATCacatattcataaaaaagGGTGTGTTGGTATAGTAAGTCGAAGTGGTACCTTAACATATGAAGGAGTTAATCAAACAACTAAAGTTGGTTTAGGTCAATCAACATGTATAGGTAT of the Plasmodium reichenowi strain SY57 chromosome 11, whole genome shotgun sequence genome contains:
- a CDS encoding casein kinase 2, alpha subunit, which codes for MSVSSINKKIYIPKFYADVNIHKPKEYYDYDNLELQWNKPNRYEIMKKIGRGKYSEVFNGYDTECNRPCAIKVLKPVKKKKIKREIKILQNLNGGPNIIKLLDIVKDPVTKTPSLIFEYINNIDFKTLYPKFTDKDIRYYIYQILKALDYCHSQGIMHRDVKPHNIMIDHENRQIRLIDWGLAEFYHPGQEYNVRVASRYYKGPELLIDLQLYDYSLDIWSLGCMLAGMIFKKEPFFCGHDNYDQLVKIAKVLGTEDLHAYLKKYNIKLKPHYLNILGEYERKPWSHFLTQSNIDIAKDEVIDLIDKMLIYDHAKRIAPKEAMEHPYFREVREES
- a CDS encoding succinyl-CoA synthetase alpha subunit, putative (part of same gene as PRSY57_1107000A~gap found within coding sequence), which codes for GTFHTTEALKYGTKMVGGVNPRKKGTTWTSYDNKYTLPVFGTILEAKENTNCYASVLYVPPEHAKSAMIESIEAEIPLIVCITEGICQHDMLEVKSCLKMSKKTTLIGPNCPGIIKPGECKIGIMPSHIHKKGCVGIVSRSGTLTYEGVNQTTKVGLGQSTCIGIGGDPFHGTNFIDCIKLFLEDDQTQCILLIGEIGGDSEEQVAQWLIQNNVDNGKRKKKPVFAFIAGKCAPPGKRMGHAGALISGGKGTADGKIEALQNAGVHVILNPTKMGEDIYAVMQTLK
- a CDS encoding succinyl-CoA synthetase alpha subunit, putative (part of same gene as PRSY57_1107000B~gap found within coding sequence), coding for MKFSNMKKLSFPLKERYFSATSKVFIDKNTTVICQGITGKQ